One Melospiza georgiana isolate bMelGeo1 chromosome 12, bMelGeo1.pri, whole genome shotgun sequence genomic window carries:
- the LOC131088554 gene encoding LOW QUALITY PROTEIN: protein eva-1 homolog C-like (The sequence of the model RefSeq protein was modified relative to this genomic sequence to represent the inferred CDS: inserted 1 base in 1 codon) gives MCPPSAGTGRAEKRAIVPXQRQPRPPPSPGWCQRPVGHGGRAMAGLLRRAVTAVLLCFAVRLEASPELSGYLRKVLRNHTAHTCDGEQLLIICPRKTTISILGAFYGRRVPSTNLCPSPGNASQESTECTSATAHLKLLAECQDQQWCQFSVHSQVFGPDPCPGTHKYLIASYKCRPGNHRVKTVCENDKLRLQCRPKSILAIYSASYGRFLRGKPECDVLNTGEPHIECVAPDALRRVSKKCHRKGNCTVAADKATFGDPCLPGMKKQLRVSYTCVPKQLLEEVGPDTSDPFLLSDYIHGGWYKGPRFSRLQEDRMIFSSSLAAFAHLWGVPEKVALYFLCGVSGGLMLLLCIISPKTTFLQEVGEALKDPELGSSSELGRTKLRDEQDEDIPDDSSSDSSFRRLTRTYRATDSIFGPELTAAMEGAVEHQGHSGEEIWMPKESSPYAIHKIKSATK, from the exons ATGTGCCCGCCGAGCGCCGGGACGGGCAGGGCAGAGAAGCGAGCCATTGTCC TGCAGCGCcagccccgcccgccgccgaGCCCCGGCTGGTGCCAGCGGCCGGTGGGACACGGCGGCCGGGCCATGGCCGGGCTGCTCCGGCGGGCGGTGACCGCCGTCCTCCTCTGCTTCGCTGTGCGTCTGGAGGCCAGCCCGGAGCTGTCCG GGTACCTGCGCAAGGTGCTGAGGAACCACACTGCCCACACCtgtgatggagagcagctcctcaTCATCTGCCCTCGCAAAACCACCATCAGCATCCTCGGGGCCTTCTATGGGCGCCGAGTGCCCAGCACCaacctctgccccagccccggcaacgcctcccaggagagcaccgAGTGCACGTCTGCCACTGCCCACCTG AAGCTGCTGGCTGAGTGCCAGGACCAGCAGTGGTGCCAGTTCTCAGTGCACAGCCAGGTCTTTGGGCCAGACCCATGCCCTGGGACACACAAGTATCTCATCGCTTCCTACAAGTGCCGGCCAG GGAACCATCGGGTCAAGACCGTGTGCGAGAATGACAAGCTCAGGCTGCAGTGTCGACCAAAATCCATCCTGGCCATTTATTCTGCAAGTTATGGACGATTCCTGCGGGGCAAACCAGAATGTGATGTCTTGAACACTGGAGAACCCCATATAG AGTGTGTGGCTCCAGATGCTCTGCGCAGGGTCTCCAAGAAGTGCCACCGCAAGGGGAACTGCACTGTGGCTGCTGACAAGGCCACCTTCGGAGACCCGTGCCTCCCTGGCATGAAGAAGCAGCTGCGAGTCTCTTACACCTGTG tgcccaagcagctgctggaggaggtggGCCCTGACACCTCAGACCCTTTCCTGCTCTCGGACTACATACACG GTGGCTGGTACAAAGGGCCCAGGTTCTCCAGGCTCCAGGAAGACCGCATGATTTTTTCTAGCTCTCTGGCAGCTTTTGCTCACCTTTGGG gTGTCCCAGAGAAAGTTGCCCTCTACTTTCTTTGTGGAGTCTCAGGAGGcctcatgctgctgctgtgcatcaTCAGCCCCAAAACAACCTTCCTCCAGGAGGTGGGGGAGGCTCTCAAAgacccagagctgggcagcagctcagagctgggcaggacCAAGCTGCGGGATGAGCAGGATGAAGACATCCCTGATGACAGCTCCTCAGACTCCTCCTTCCGCCGCCTCACCCGCACCTACCGGGCCACTGACAGCATCTTCGGCCCCGAGCTGACGGCAGCGATGGAGGGAGCAGTGGAGCACCAGGGCCACAGTGGGGAGGAGATCTGGATGCCCAAGGAGTCAAGCCCATATGCCATACACAAGATCAAATCGGCCACCAAATAA
- the LOC131088711 gene encoding LOW QUALITY PROTEIN: chloride intracellular channel protein 2-like (The sequence of the model RefSeq protein was modified relative to this genomic sequence to represent the inferred CDS: inserted 3 bases in 3 codons) has translation MQLQKAAKRPCSFXPLLAGPGTHPIAPPFXKRKKSVSSSPLRSKSSQXGPRHRPSESLPPSELCRAQIHSHSSVRPAVSPHTAGMDSRQHNTPKEPEIELFVKAGLDGENIGNCPFCQRLFMVLWLKGVKFNVTTVDMTRKPEELKDLAPGTNPPFLLFNKELKTDFIKIEEFLEQTLGPPTYPHLSPKYKESFDVGSDIFAKFSAYIKNSRKEANINFEKALLREFQRLDVYLNTPLPEEIDQDSVEDITISKRKFLDGDHLTLADCNLLPKLHIIKIAAKKYRDFEIPEDMTGVWRYLNNAYACEEFSHTCPADEEIEHTYASIARKMT, from the exons ATGCAGCTGCAGAAGGCAGCGAAAAG GCCCTGCAGCT CTCCCTTGCTGGCGGGTCCTGGCACACACCCCATTGCTCCTCCCT tcaaaaggaagaaaagtgtGAGCTCCAGCCCTCTGCGGAGTAAGAGCAGCC GAGGCCCAAGGCACCGGCCCTCTGAAAGCCTCCCCCCatcagagctctgcagggcacagatcCACTCACACAGCAGCGTGCGGCCGGCGGTCTCTCCCCACACTGCAGGAATGGACAGTCGGCAGCACAACACCCCCAAGGAGCCTGAGATCGAGCTGTTCGTGAAG GCTGGTCTGGATGGAGAAAACATTGGAAACTGCCCCTTCTGCCAGCGCCTCTTCATGGTGCTCTGGCTGAAAGGGGTCAAGTTCAATGTCACCACGGTGGACATGACCAG GAAACCTGAAGAGTTGAAAGATTTAGCACCAGGCACCAACCCACCCTTCTTGCTGTTCAACAAGGAGCTGAAAACAGACTTCATCAAGATTGAGGAGTTCCTGGAGCAGACCCTGGGTCCACCCAC GTATCCACACCTGAGCCCCAAGTACAAGGAGTCCTTTGATGTGGGCAGTGACATCTTTGCCAAGTTCTCAGCATACATCAAGAACTCACGCAAAGAAGCAAATATCA ATTTTGAGAAGGCCCTGCTGCGGGAGTTTCAGCGCCTGGATGTTTACCTGAACACTCCTCTCCCAGAGGAGATTGACCAGGATAGCGTGGAGGACATCACCATCTCCAAGAGGAAATTCCTGGATGGAGACCATCTGACTCTGGCTGATTGCAACCTTCTGCCCAAACTGCACATCATCAAG ATTGCAGCCAAAAAGTACCGTGACTTCGAGATCCCAGAGGACATGACGGGCGTCTGGCGGTACCTCAACAACGCCTATGCCTGTGAGGAGTTCAGTCACACCTGTCCTGCAGATGAGGAGATCGAGCACACATATGCCAGCATTGCCAGGAAGATGACCTAG
- the CCNB3 gene encoding G2/mitotic-specific cyclin-B3, translating to MACSQRPRERMPLPRNAKVLSTKQSRAGKAGPAAENVDPEKEESCHAKRSSSSPQGGPKKRSAFGDITNARKNQVVAGKKESAKVAPPKAQKAHNTLGVAKNNEINLKKSMKKTPPTAPAEPKVDLVPEKPVSVQEPKPPEQRVPAVEDIDKEQLGDPYANAEYAKEIFEYMREREEKFMLPDYMEKQTDISGDMRAILVDWMVEVQENFELNHETLYLAVKLVDHYLVEVVSMREKLQLIGSTAILIASKFEERCPPCVDDFLYICDDAYKREELIAMEMSILSTLKFDINIPIPYRFLRRFAKCARATMETLTLARFLCEMTLQEYDYARESPSKLAASCLLLALTMKNLGGWTPTLEYYSGYSAQDLHPLVKRLNFLLTYQPRDKLNAVRSKYSHRVFFEVAKVTPMDMLKLEETLTSS from the exons ATGG CTTGCTCACAGAGACCGAGGGAAAGGATGCCATTGCCACGCAATGCCAAGGTGCTGAGCACCAAGCAGTCCCGAGCAGGCAAGGCAGGGCCTGCTGCAGAGAACGTGGATCCTGAGAAG GAGGAGAGCTGTCATGCCAAGCGGTCTTCGTCCTCACCCCAGGGTGGGCCCAAGAAGAGATCAGCGTTTGGAGACATCACCAAT GCTCGCAAGAACCAGGTGGTGGCAGGGAAGAAGGAGTCTGCGAAGGTTGCTCCACCCAAGGCACAGAAGGCACATAATACCTTAGGGGTGGCCAAGAACAATGAGATCAACCTAAAAAA GTCAATGAAGAAAACTCCCccaacagctcctgcagagcccaaaGTGGATCTTGTGCCAGAGAAGCCGGTGTCTGTACAGGAACCGAAGCCCCCTGAGCAGAGG GTGCCAGCAGTGGAGGACATTGacaaggagcagctgggtgACCCCTACGCCAATGCAGAGTATGCCAAGGAGATCTTTGAATACATGCGGGAAAGAGAG GAAAAATTCATGCTTCCTGACTACATGGAGAAGCAGACAGACATCAGTGGGGACATGCGTGCTATCCTCGTGGACTGGATGGTGGAGGTGCAG GAGAACTTTGAGCTGAACCATGAGACACTGTACCTGGCTGTGAAGCTAGTAGACCACTACCTGGTGGAGGTGGTGAGCATGagagaaaagctgcagctcATCGGCTCCACTGCCATCCTCATTGCCTCCAAATTTGAG GAGCGGTGCCCACCATGTGTGGATGACTTCCTCTATATCTGTGATGATGCCTACAAGCGAGAGGAGCTTATTGCTATGGAGATGAGCATCCTCAGCACCCTCAAGTTCGACATCAACATCCCCATCCCCTACCGCTTCCTGCGGCGCTTTGCCAAG TGTGCCCGTGCCACCATGGAGACGCTGACGCTGGCCCGCTTCCTCTGCGAGATGACCCTGCAGGAGTACGACTATGCCCGCGAGAGCCCCTCCAAGCTGGCTGCCAgttgcctgctgctggcccttaCCATGAAGAACCTTGGGGGCTGG ACCCCTACACTGGAGTACTACAGTGGGTACAGTGCCCAGGACCTGCACCCCCTGGTGAAGAGGCTGAATTTCCTGCTCACATACCAGCCCCGTGACAAGCTGAATGCTGTGCGCAGCAAGTACTCACACAG GGTCTTCTTTGAGGTTGCCAAAGTCACCCCCATGGACATGCTCAAGCTCGAGGAGACACTCACTAGCTCCTAG